A region from the Candidatus Paceibacterota bacterium genome encodes:
- a CDS encoding recombinase family protein has product MNQTNQPTKYFLYARKSSEAEDRQAASIDAQKDELLKIAKDQGLKIIDILVESQSAKKPGRKVFNSMLERIYNGEANGILCWKLDRLARNPVDGGQISWMLQQSAISQIVTFGRTYYPTDNVLMMQVELGMANQFIRDLSVNVKRGLQKKVRDGWMPSGAPIGYLNTPNKQKGYKTLEKDPERFPLVRRLFDLALTGNYSIAQIWNISKKQLNLRTVPRRNIGGEHLSRSAIYAILGNPFYYGWFEFPLHSGNWHKGAHEQMVTKEEFDQVQKVMGRSSQPRPRREERTFAFTGLMKCATCGCSITAQAKVKRCKNGNVHHYVYYNCTKKRYDVGCTEKHVEVKQLHLQIGGILKDIRISEEYRDWAVKHVHEVRKNEAESDSIALKTKHKECEEVTQQLQSLTLNFTAPSNKARTIISDQEYQSLKSDLLKKKGILEDELKLKNKAVEQWAQLSEQTFDFACYAHLWYENGDEKTKRAILACLGSNLTISDKKIQISYSSFFLSLIKARDAIEQEIERARTSKKPMLTKQNRHFVPALSLGLPGQDSNLRPIDYIALMISLKDGLYHLHQSLIQMKGSKALPNRSCDRNVLP; this is encoded by the coding sequence ATGAACCAGACAAACCAACCAACTAAATACTTCCTATACGCTCGTAAATCCAGTGAGGCAGAAGACCGACAGGCAGCGTCCATAGATGCCCAGAAAGATGAGCTCTTAAAAATTGCAAAGGACCAGGGGTTGAAAATCATTGATATCCTCGTAGAGTCACAATCAGCTAAGAAGCCAGGCAGAAAGGTATTTAACTCAATGCTTGAAAGAATCTATAATGGCGAAGCCAATGGAATCTTATGTTGGAAACTGGACCGCCTGGCTCGTAATCCGGTTGATGGTGGACAGATAAGTTGGATGTTGCAGCAGAGTGCCATATCTCAAATCGTCACGTTCGGCCGAACCTATTACCCAACAGACAACGTGCTAATGATGCAAGTCGAACTTGGTATGGCCAACCAATTTATCCGAGACCTGTCAGTGAATGTTAAGCGAGGTCTGCAAAAGAAAGTGAGAGATGGTTGGATGCCAAGCGGTGCGCCAATTGGGTATCTCAATACACCAAATAAGCAAAAGGGATATAAGACTTTAGAAAAAGATCCTGAAAGATTTCCATTGGTCCGAAGACTTTTTGATCTGGCACTTACCGGCAATTATTCTATTGCTCAGATTTGGAATATCTCAAAAAAACAACTAAATCTACGCACAGTTCCACGAAGAAATATCGGTGGCGAACATCTTTCACGATCTGCAATTTATGCAATTTTAGGCAATCCATTTTATTACGGGTGGTTTGAGTTTCCACTTCATAGCGGTAATTGGCATAAAGGGGCGCATGAACAAATGGTAACCAAAGAAGAATTCGATCAGGTCCAAAAAGTTATGGGTAGAAGTAGTCAGCCGCGCCCTCGACGAGAGGAACGCACATTTGCGTTTACCGGTCTGATGAAGTGTGCGACGTGTGGTTGCAGCATTACTGCTCAAGCTAAGGTAAAGCGTTGTAAGAACGGCAATGTCCATCACTACGTTTACTATAACTGCACCAAAAAGAGATATGACGTAGGGTGTACCGAAAAGCACGTTGAAGTAAAGCAACTCCATTTACAAATTGGTGGAATCCTTAAGGATATAAGAATTTCAGAGGAATATCGGGATTGGGCGGTAAAGCATGTTCACGAAGTACGAAAGAATGAAGCTGAAAGTGATTCAATAGCCCTCAAGACTAAACACAAAGAATGTGAAGAAGTAACGCAGCAGCTGCAGTCTTTGACCTTGAACTTCACCGCACCTTCCAATAAGGCTCGAACCATCATTAGCGATCAAGAATATCAGTCTTTAAAATCAGACCTACTCAAAAAGAAAGGAATTCTTGAAGATGAATTGAAGCTCAAGAATAAAGCCGTTGAACAATGGGCCCAACTATCAGAGCAAACTTTTGATTTTGCTTGCTATGCCCATCTTTGGTACGAGAATGGCGATGAAAAGACCAAAAGAGCGATACTCGCATGTCTTGGCTCGAACCTCACCATTTCCGACAAAAAGATCCAGATTTCTTACAGTTCTTTCTTTTTGAGCCTCATAAAAGCACGAGATGCTATCGAACAAGAAATCGAACGCGCTCGAACCTCTAAAAAGCCAATGCTTACAAAACAAAACAGGCATTTTGTACCTGCTTTGTCACTAGGGCTCCCCGGGCAGGATTCGAACCTGCGACCAATCGATTACATCGCTCTTATGATTTCTCTTAAGGATGGACTATATCATCTCCACCAATCACTTATACAAATGAAGGGGAGCAAGGCGCTTCCAAATCGATCCTGTGATCGAAATGTACTCCCGTAA
- a CDS encoding methionyl-tRNA formyltransferase, translating to MKLIFFGSSSFSISVLESLQKRGITPSGIVTTPYAPQGRGREVKPNVVALYAQFHNIPFLAPQSIRGEHAIGTESSITALGGEVFLVASYGKIIPKNILDLPDRGVLNIHPSLLPKYRGPSPMQSMILDETLQKDGIGISIMLLDEQMDHGPIVAQKVVQPLAWPMKEESLELFMADEGAALFSECISDWMNGTKEAIEQNHDEATYTHKFSKEDARIQLTSLADTRDEHLHEEAFRKFCAFHRSPGVWFTDSHAGREIRVKITDVAMVGTMFTPLKVVPEGRKEMNYQDYLRGKK from the coding sequence ATGAAACTAATTTTTTTCGGTAGTTCATCGTTTTCAATCTCAGTCCTTGAGTCTCTTCAAAAAAGAGGGATTACTCCTTCAGGAATTGTAACCACCCCTTACGCCCCACAAGGTCGTGGAAGAGAAGTTAAGCCAAATGTGGTGGCATTATACGCACAGTTCCATAACATCCCTTTTCTCGCCCCACAGTCAATTCGAGGTGAGCATGCAATAGGGACAGAGTCTAGTATTACCGCACTTGGCGGAGAAGTCTTTCTTGTGGCTTCCTATGGAAAGATAATTCCAAAAAATATCCTCGATCTACCAGATCGAGGAGTATTGAATATCCATCCTTCCCTCCTTCCAAAGTACCGAGGTCCTTCTCCAATGCAAAGCATGATCCTTGATGAGACACTTCAAAAAGATGGAATTGGAATTTCCATAATGCTTCTTGATGAACAAATGGATCATGGACCAATCGTGGCACAAAAAGTTGTTCAACCACTTGCATGGCCAATGAAAGAAGAATCTTTAGAATTGTTTATGGCCGACGAAGGAGCAGCGCTATTTTCTGAGTGTATTTCTGATTGGATGAATGGAACAAAAGAAGCAATTGAACAGAATCACGATGAGGCAACCTATACTCATAAGTTTTCAAAAGAAGATGCACGAATACAACTCACTTCCCTAGCCGACACACGAGATGAACACCTCCACGAAGAGGCATTCCGAAAGTTTTGTGCATTTCACCGATCTCCTGGTGTCTGGTTTACCGATTCCCACGCAGGACGTGAGATTCGGGTAAAGATAACTGATGTAGCAATGGTTGGTACCATGTTCACTCCTTTAAAAGTGGTTCCTGAGGGACGGAAAGAGATGAATTATCAAGACTATCTTCGCGGCAAGAAATAG
- a CDS encoding UDP-N-acetylglucosamine 1-carboxyvinyltransferase: MNSYTKEIGVMIGRFREHAGLTQGKLAEMVGTTQSAIARIEKGDQNLSAEMIMKISDALEQDLIRVSDGSLNIKVEGGRKLSGAIDTKTSKNGAMGLLAASLLNHGKTTLKNVPKIEEVKRMIEVFASMGISIEWKGPDLEIQVPKKIDFKNIDVAAAERTRSIIMLIGPLIHHAKKFSLPQAGGCKLGSRTVRPHLFALEKFGVHVESKERSYDISAPKLQPAEIVLYESGDTVTENAIIAAAGIPGKTIIKYASANYMGQEVCFFLEKLGVKIDGIGTTTITVHGVKDIDMDVTYYLSEDPIESMFFLAAAIVTKSSLLIRRCPIEFLEVELIKLEKMGFKYEIVKEYQSHNGRTKLVDIQTHPSKLVALEEKIECRPYPGLNIDNLPFFAIIATQAEGMTLIHDWVYEKRAIHTKDIDKLGAETVLIDPHRLQIIGPTPLKAAEVICPPALRPAAILLIGMLAANGTSVLRNIYSINRGYEDLVSRLNSIGANVKILRES, encoded by the coding sequence ATGAATTCATACACAAAAGAGATAGGGGTAATGATCGGTCGATTCAGGGAACACGCGGGCCTAACACAGGGTAAATTGGCAGAAATGGTAGGCACAACACAAAGCGCTATTGCTCGTATTGAAAAGGGTGACCAGAACCTTTCTGCTGAGATGATCATGAAAATCAGCGATGCACTCGAACAAGACCTTATTCGAGTTTCTGATGGATCTCTCAATATTAAAGTTGAAGGTGGACGAAAGCTCTCAGGAGCAATTGATACAAAGACTTCAAAAAACGGTGCCATGGGACTCCTTGCCGCTTCCCTCCTTAACCACGGAAAAACAACACTCAAAAACGTACCAAAGATTGAAGAAGTAAAGAGAATGATTGAAGTATTCGCTTCAATGGGTATCAGTATTGAATGGAAAGGACCGGATCTCGAAATCCAAGTACCAAAGAAAATAGATTTTAAAAATATTGATGTTGCAGCGGCTGAGCGCACTCGAAGCATCATCATGCTTATTGGCCCCCTCATTCACCACGCAAAGAAATTCAGTCTTCCACAAGCTGGTGGTTGCAAACTTGGATCACGAACCGTTCGACCACACCTCTTTGCACTTGAGAAATTTGGAGTACATGTTGAATCAAAAGAGCGCTCATACGATATTTCAGCACCAAAACTTCAACCTGCTGAAATTGTTCTCTATGAATCAGGTGACACAGTAACTGAAAACGCAATCATTGCAGCTGCAGGAATTCCAGGAAAAACTATCATCAAATATGCCTCAGCGAACTACATGGGACAAGAGGTATGTTTCTTCCTCGAAAAACTCGGTGTAAAAATTGATGGAATCGGGACAACAACAATCACCGTCCACGGCGTTAAAGATATTGACATGGACGTAACATACTATCTTTCCGAAGATCCGATTGAGTCAATGTTTTTCCTTGCTGCAGCAATTGTCACCAAGTCTTCCCTCCTCATCCGTCGCTGCCCAATTGAATTCCTCGAAGTAGAATTGATCAAATTAGAGAAGATGGGTTTTAAATATGAAATTGTAAAAGAATATCAATCACACAACGGCCGAACAAAACTTGTTGATATTCAGACTCACCCATCAAAACTCGTTGCCCTTGAAGAAAAGATCGAGTGCCGACCTTACCCAGGACTTAACATCGACAACTTACCTTTCTTTGCAATCATTGCTACTCAAGCCGAAGGAATGACGTTGATTCACGACTGGGTATATGAGAAGCGTGCAATTCACACAAAAGATATTGATAAGCTTGGTGCTGAGACCGTCTTGATTGACCCACATCGATTACAAATCATTGGACCGACACCACTTAAGGCAGCTGAGGTTATCTGCCCTCCAGCACTCCGCCCAGCAGCAATTCTCCTGATTGGAATGCTTGCAGCAAATGGAACATCAGTACTACGCAATATATACAGTATTAACCGAGGATATGAGGACCTTGTTTCACGATTGAACTCAATTGGTGCAAACGTGAAAATTCTTCGAGAATCATAG
- a CDS encoding DUF262 domain-containing protein: MKIDLHKISVRKVVDGYKDSNEEGVVAYGGKLDVRPKYQREFVYKPEQRNAVMHTIRHQFPLNVMYWIENSSGNFEVLDGQQRTLSICQYVNGDYSINDRYFHNLTKEEKDQILDYELMVYFCDGTDKERIEWFDVINTAGEKLTPQELLNAVYTGPWLSDAKLKFSKSNCAAYLLANDGGALLTGSPIRQEYLETALSWINDGDVAGYMAKHQHDKNADKLWQYFQDVIAWVRETFTNHRKEMANVNWGELYNKYKDKKLNAKKLEEEVTKLMQDDDVTKKSGIYPYVLTGDDKHLSIRAFNDKMKREAYERQKGVCPWCKKEKKEKQKWGIEEMEADHITPWHEGGRTLAENCQMLCKDHNRTKSGK, from the coding sequence ATGAAAATCGATTTACATAAAATTTCAGTGCGCAAAGTGGTTGATGGCTATAAAGACAGCAATGAGGAAGGTGTGGTGGCGTATGGCGGCAAACTTGATGTCCGTCCCAAATATCAGCGAGAGTTTGTGTATAAACCAGAACAGCGTAATGCCGTAATGCATACTATCCGTCACCAGTTTCCTCTCAATGTTATGTATTGGATAGAAAATAGTTCAGGAAACTTTGAAGTGCTTGACGGTCAGCAACGCACTTTGAGTATTTGTCAGTACGTCAATGGTGATTATTCAATTAACGATCGCTATTTTCATAACCTTACAAAAGAGGAGAAGGATCAAATATTGGACTACGAGTTAATGGTCTATTTCTGTGATGGTACGGATAAAGAGCGTATTGAATGGTTCGATGTTATTAATACGGCTGGTGAAAAGCTCACACCGCAGGAGTTACTCAATGCCGTTTACACCGGTCCTTGGCTTTCAGATGCAAAACTCAAATTTAGTAAATCAAATTGTGCCGCATATCTTTTAGCAAATGATGGCGGTGCATTGCTCACCGGTTCACCAATTCGACAAGAATATTTAGAGACCGCGCTTTCGTGGATCAATGATGGAGATGTAGCTGGCTATATGGCTAAGCACCAGCATGACAAAAACGCAGATAAACTATGGCAATACTTCCAGGATGTAATAGCGTGGGTGCGAGAGACCTTCACCAACCATCGCAAAGAAATGGCAAATGTAAATTGGGGTGAACTGTACAACAAATACAAGGATAAAAAGTTAAATGCCAAAAAATTGGAGGAAGAAGTTACTAAACTTATGCAAGATGACGACGTGACGAAGAAATCAGGTATTTACCCATACGTCCTTACCGGAGATGATAAACATCTTTCAATCCGAGCTTTCAACGACAAAATGAAGCGTGAGGCATATGAGCGACAGAAAGGCGTTTGCCCATGGTGTAAAAAAGAGAAGAAAGAAAAACAAAAGTGGGGTATCGAAGAAATGGAGGCGGATCACATCACCCCATGGCATGAAGGCGGTAGAACATTAGCTGAAAATTGTCAGATGCTTTGTAAAGACCATAACCGGACCAAGTCTGGTAAATAA
- a CDS encoding rod shape-determining protein has translation MGFFTKKLGIDLGTANTLVFVPGKGVVLNEPSVVAVSSNNRILAVGSEAKFMIGRTPDEIIAYRPMKDGVIADYRVTEAMLRYYIHKALGRFNIIRPDVLISVPAGVTSTERRAVIEAAVKAGAKNAYVVKEPILAAIGAGIPIHEPMGRMVVDAGGGTTDVAVISLGGIVASTSVKVAGNKIDAAIIDYVKKTFNLSIGEKTAEDIKIQVGSAVPVEEELTMIVKGRDFVSGLPRSIEMRTNEVVKAISRELREMINAIKSVLQETPPELASDIIDQGIIMTGGTSQLRNLPELVFRRTGVKALLADEAYFCVAKGTGIALEHLDVYKRAIVAKR, from the coding sequence ATGGGATTTTTTACTAAAAAGCTTGGAATTGACCTAGGTACAGCAAACACGCTGGTGTTTGTGCCCGGAAAGGGAGTGGTACTAAATGAGCCTTCAGTTGTTGCGGTCTCGTCTAACAATAGAATCCTCGCGGTAGGATCTGAAGCCAAGTTTATGATCGGACGAACACCGGATGAAATCATTGCGTATCGTCCAATGAAAGATGGGGTGATTGCGGACTATCGTGTAACCGAAGCGATGCTTCGATATTACATTCATAAGGCACTCGGCCGTTTTAATATTATTCGCCCTGACGTACTCATCTCAGTTCCTGCTGGAGTGACATCAACCGAGCGACGTGCGGTTATCGAAGCTGCGGTTAAAGCTGGTGCAAAGAATGCGTATGTTGTTAAAGAACCTATTCTTGCGGCAATTGGTGCTGGTATTCCAATTCACGAACCAATGGGACGAATGGTTGTTGACGCTGGAGGTGGAACAACTGATGTGGCGGTGATTTCACTTGGAGGAATTGTGGCATCCACTTCTGTGAAAGTTGCTGGAAACAAAATTGATGCGGCAATAATTGATTATGTAAAAAAGACGTTTAACCTTTCGATTGGGGAAAAGACGGCAGAGGATATCAAAATTCAAGTTGGATCAGCCGTTCCTGTTGAAGAAGAATTGACAATGATTGTAAAGGGAAGAGATTTTGTCTCAGGTCTTCCGCGTTCTATTGAAATGCGAACAAACGAAGTAGTGAAAGCAATTTCCCGAGAACTTCGAGAAATGATCAATGCGATTAAGTCAGTACTTCAAGAGACTCCTCCTGAACTTGCCTCAGACATTATTGACCAGGGAATTATTATGACTGGTGGTACATCACAACTTAGAAATCTTCCCGAACTGGTTTTTCGAAGGACAGGTGTTAAAGCACTACTTGCTGATGAAGCATATTTTTGTGTAGCAAAGGGAACCGGTATTGCACTTGAACATTTGGATGTATATAAGCGTGCAATTGTAGCGAAGCGATAA
- the def gene encoding peptide deformylase, whose translation MTTILQAEHPTLRKIADPVQPKDLGSAHLTRIINSMKEALDSQDDGVAIAAPQIGSSLRIFIVSKKAFRRGRNADMHAEDLVCINPEITKLSKEKKLLPEGCLSVRYLYGKIERSTKATLRAYNERGEIFTRGASGLLAQIFQHEVDHLEGKLFTDRAVDVEDLPPERIKDHKEPQIG comes from the coding sequence ATGACAACAATTCTCCAAGCCGAACACCCCACACTTCGAAAGATTGCAGATCCAGTTCAACCAAAAGACCTTGGTTCTGCACATCTCACACGGATTATTAACTCCATGAAAGAGGCACTAGACTCACAGGACGATGGTGTTGCTATTGCCGCACCTCAAATTGGCTCATCTCTTCGAATTTTCATTGTTTCAAAGAAAGCATTTAGACGTGGACGAAATGCCGACATGCATGCAGAAGACTTGGTGTGTATTAATCCTGAAATTACAAAACTTTCAAAAGAAAAGAAATTACTCCCGGAAGGATGCCTCTCCGTTCGATACTTATACGGAAAGATTGAGCGTAGTACCAAAGCCACGCTTCGTGCATACAATGAACGAGGTGAAATATTCACTCGCGGTGCATCAGGGCTACTTGCTCAAATTTTCCAACATGAAGTTGACCACCTAGAAGGAAAACTATTTACCGACCGCGCAGTCGACGTTGAAGACCTCCCTCCTGAACGTATAAAAGATCATAAGGAACCACAAATCGGATGA
- a CDS encoding helix-turn-helix domain-containing protein — translation MNNEKYFLEWLDPKKKKTEIAHAYHKAKIEELKNQIDRSVLRGKRKPTRFFIENEFVSEGYMAKLPKICTLVYCAILKHGNTQTQVAWPNLDTIQELTGEKNRNYVANAVRLLVECSILGVVQTKSGFKTLNLYYFKSVDFWKSITHVTGRLKLKDSVAQYPDIHLRSIRKRKNRSINVDTLTNQINKSPNSLTNIGDVLKRKMHKWQLPEQVAIQEPSGHSVVQTAYEGYIPLSEVIRPTEEGENLPDITGNLREVGSIQSDTTEPPFKNGEKWAEGVNETHNQTQNEPDKPTN, via the coding sequence ATGAACAACGAGAAGTATTTTCTGGAGTGGTTGGACCCGAAGAAAAAGAAAACAGAGATAGCTCATGCCTACCACAAGGCGAAGATCGAGGAACTGAAGAATCAGATTGATCGGTCCGTTCTGCGCGGCAAGAGAAAGCCGACTCGCTTTTTCATCGAGAATGAATTTGTAAGCGAAGGCTACATGGCAAAGTTGCCGAAGATTTGTACGCTAGTTTACTGTGCAATTCTTAAGCATGGAAACACACAGACCCAAGTGGCCTGGCCGAATCTAGATACGATCCAGGAACTTACAGGAGAGAAGAACAGAAACTATGTGGCAAATGCGGTCCGGTTGCTTGTTGAGTGCAGTATTCTTGGTGTGGTCCAGACTAAGAGCGGATTTAAAACACTGAACCTGTATTACTTTAAGTCAGTCGATTTTTGGAAAAGCATTACCCATGTTACAGGAAGATTAAAACTGAAAGACTCGGTTGCGCAGTATCCAGATATACATCTCCGTAGTATCCGAAAGCGCAAAAATCGTAGTATTAACGTAGATACTTTAACTAACCAAATAAATAAATCCCCGAATTCTTTAACTAACATAGGTGATGTTCTTAAAAGGAAAATGCATAAGTGGCAGCTACCAGAACAAGTTGCTATTCAAGAGCCTTCTGGGCATAGTGTCGTCCAGACAGCCTATGAAGGATATATACCTTTAAGTGAGGTGATAAGACCCACAGAAGAAGGAGAAAATTTACCCGATATAACGGGAAATTTACGGGAAGTCGGCAGTATCCAATCGGATACTACGGAACCACCCTTTAAAAACGGCGAAAAATGGGCTGAGGGAGTAAATGAGACCCACAATCAAACACAAAATGAACCAGACAAACCAACCAACTAA